The following proteins come from a genomic window of Planctomycetota bacterium:
- a CDS encoding TldD/PmbA family protein, with product MPSLSAAAAAEQVVERARRRGDAAEVHVAESEARPIQFENNQLKCVHTKCTRALSVRLIHRGRIGFASTTDTSDPAGLLDRATASAAFGQEAKFAFPGPLPYPDVAVYDPRVADFPIERGIELGREAIEQVLSQYRDVQCYVEVNRSVGAERLLNTSGLDVQMSLTGFESSLTAVRVGEGGLLWVSDGESSHALVADLPRYASKVIADIRLAEREAPVPAGARPVLFTARAVSLLLQFIESAVNGKLVQKGASPLTGRLGEQVLGAEVTLYDDGTRDYGDGSAPFDAEGTPAQRTPLFERGILRNYLVDLQTAGMLGRAATGNAARAFAAAPRPEATNLVLEPGSDSFASLLAGIDRGLLVDDVLGGGHSNILAGEFSVNVGLGFLVEHGQIIGRVKDCMIAGNVFELFRRVRGIGSPQETHGSTVTPPVCFDGVHVAGGD from the coding sequence GTGCACGACGCCGGGGAGACGCCGCCGAAGTCCACGTCGCCGAGAGCGAGGCGCGCCCGATCCAGTTTGAGAACAATCAGTTGAAGTGCGTGCACACGAAGTGCACCCGCGCACTCAGCGTGCGGCTGATTCATCGCGGGCGGATCGGCTTTGCGAGCACCACCGACACGTCCGACCCCGCGGGCCTTCTCGACCGGGCGACCGCCAGCGCCGCGTTTGGGCAGGAGGCGAAGTTCGCCTTCCCGGGGCCGTTGCCGTACCCCGATGTGGCCGTCTACGACCCGCGCGTGGCCGATTTCCCTATCGAGCGTGGCATCGAACTGGGGCGTGAAGCGATCGAGCAGGTCCTCAGCCAGTACCGCGACGTGCAGTGTTACGTGGAGGTGAACAGGTCGGTCGGCGCCGAGCGGCTGTTGAACACGAGCGGTCTCGACGTGCAGATGAGCCTCACCGGCTTCGAGTCCTCGCTCACGGCGGTGCGGGTGGGCGAGGGAGGCCTCCTGTGGGTGAGCGACGGCGAGAGCTCTCATGCCTTGGTAGCTGACCTCCCGCGCTACGCCTCGAAGGTGATCGCCGACATCCGGTTGGCTGAGCGGGAGGCCCCGGTGCCAGCCGGCGCGCGGCCTGTGCTCTTCACCGCGAGGGCGGTAAGCCTCCTCCTCCAGTTCATCGAGTCGGCTGTGAATGGCAAGCTCGTGCAGAAGGGAGCGTCTCCGTTGACGGGCCGGCTCGGCGAGCAGGTGCTGGGCGCGGAAGTGACCTTGTACGACGACGGCACCAGAGACTACGGCGACGGCAGCGCACCCTTTGACGCCGAGGGCACGCCAGCGCAGCGGACGCCCCTCTTCGAACGCGGCATTCTCCGGAATTACCTCGTGGACCTCCAAACCGCAGGGATGCTGGGACGTGCCGCCACGGGCAATGCGGCCAGGGCCTTCGCCGCAGCCCCCAGGCCCGAGGCCACCAACCTCGTCCTCGAGCCGGGAAGCGATTCCTTCGCCAGCCTCCTGGCGGGAATAGACCGCGGGCTTCTCGTGGACGATGTCCTCGGGGGGGGCCACTCGAACATCCTGGCCGGCGAGTTCTCGGTGAATGTGGGCCTCGGCTTCCTTGTCGAGCACGGGCAGATCATCGGCCGTGTGAAGGACTGCATGATTGCGGGCAACGTCTTCGAACTCTTCCGTCGGGTGCGCGGCATTGGGAGCCCTCAAGAGACGCACGGCTCGACCGTGACGCCGCCGGTCTGCTTCGACGGAGTCCACGTGGCAGGCGGGGACTGA